The window TGAAATATTAATCACAGGTAATTGATCCCAATCGGGGATATGGTTCTTAATATATTCCGGAATATCAGATTGTCCTTTTTGCAAAACCAGTAATCGTACATGTGTAATTTTACTGAGTTTTTTATCCATTGGCTTTTTCGGATCAATAACCAATATTTGATCTTTCGCTTTAAAATGATTGGCATTGATTAACACCAATTCTTGATTATTGAGCCATTCGCGTTGTTCAAAAACAGAGACTTCTTCCTGTCTTCTATCAATACGCTTAAATACAATCTTATCCCTCAACTCAACTGTATTGGGGAATTCCATTAAGCTTTCTTTATCTCCCTTACCGGCCAACAAGGCATCACCTTCTTTATGGTCAGCATCAACATATGCTATTTTGTAAGTTAAAGACAATCGTTCGATAACAAGTTGGGCTAATTTTTGGATGTTCCCGCAAGAAGTTCCTAGGAATCCCAATTCAATCCGACCATAATCCCCCATATCGGGCTTAGCCAGATGAACATGTTTTTGGTGTTTATCTTTTGAAGTCACGTTTACCTCCAGTTTTTTCTTCAAGTTTCACTTCCTTAATTAAAATATCATGAGAAAAACCTTTGCACATGTCATAGATGGTCAAAGCCGCTACAGAAGCTCCGGTCATGGCTTCCATTTCCACTCCGGTTTTCCCAGTGACCTTCGTAGTACAGGTGATTAAAATCTCCTCTTCCCCAATGGCTTCTATGGTCACTTTACAATCATCCATACCCAAGGGATGGCAAAGCGGAATTAGCTCAGCTGTTTTTTTTGCTCCCATGGTTCCTGCGATAATCGCAGTTTGAAAAACAGGTCCTTTTTTCGTAATCAGCTCTGAATTATCATTAAGAGATTGCATTATTTCTTTTCCAAGAACCACTTTACAGGAAGCTTTAGCAAAGCGCTGTGTTAATTTCTTTTCTCCTACATCCACCATTGCAGGATTACCGGTAGCCTT of the Cyclobacterium marinum DSM 745 genome contains:
- the moaC gene encoding cyclic pyranopterin monophosphate synthase MoaC, which encodes MTKKDFTHLDKATGNPAMVDVGEKKLTQRFAKASCKVVLGKEIMQSLNDNSELITKKGPVFQTAIIAGTMGAKKTAELIPLCHPLGMDDCKVTIEAIGEEEILITCTTKVTGKTGVEMEAMTGASVAALTIYDMCKGFSHDILIKEVKLEEKTGGKRDFKR